The genomic interval AAGAAATCGCCATCCTCGACGTGCGCGAGGAAGACCCATTCGCCCAATGCCACCCCCTGTTTGCAGCCAACTTGCCATTGGGCCGTATCGAAGCCGATGCTTGGACGCGCATCCCTCGCTTGGACACCTTCATCGTGGTGTACGGCACTGCGTTCAATGGCGACGACCTCGCCCTGCCCGCAGCCCGCACCTTGAAACGCATGGGCTACACCAACGTGCATCTGCTTGCCGGTGGCCTCCAAGGCTGGCAAGACGCAGGCGGCGAAGTGTTCCGCGATGTCAACGTGCCCAGCAAATCGTTTGGTGAGTTGGTCGAATCCAAGCGTCACACGCCGTCGCTCTCCGCGCAAGAAGTCAAAGCCCTCATCGATGCCAAAGCCAATGTGGTGGTGATGGACGCACGCCGTTTTGACGAGTACCAAACCATGAGCATTCCCAGCGGCATCAGCGTGCCTGGGGCTGAGCTGGTGTTACGTGCCCGCGCACTCGCGCCCAATGCCACCACGCGCATCATCGTGAACTGTGCGGGCCGCACGCGCAGCATCATTGGTACGCAGTCGCTCATCAACTCAGGCATTCCCAACCCCGTGAGCGCCCTGCGCAACGGCACGATTGGTTGGACCTTGGCAGGCCAAGAGCTGGTCAAAGGTGCGAGCGATCATTTCCCCGAGGTGGACGACGCCACCCGAGCCAAAGCCGCTGCCAGCGCATTTGCGGTGGCCATGCGCGCTGGTGTGAAACGCGTGCGTTTGGATGAGCTCAACACATGGTTGGCCGACCCCACACGGACCACGTATTTCTTTGATGTGCGCACACCCGAAGAATACGCAGCGGGCCATGTGGCCGGTGCACGCAGCGCCCCCGGCGGCCAGCTGGTGCAAGAGACCGACCACCAAGCTGCCGTGCGTGGCGCACGCATCGTGCTGTGCGACACCGATGGCACACGCGCCCACATGTCGGCCTCGTGGCTAGCCCAAATGGGTTGGGAGGTGTATGTGGTGTCAGGCCTCACGGCCGAAGACTTCACACACACCGACACACCGCCGTTGCCATTGCCAGATACACAAGGTCAAGTCACATCCGTCAACGTTGAACAAGTCAAAGCTTGGCTGGCCGACCGCAACAGCCACACCGTGGTGCTGGACTTCAGCACCAGCGCCCAATACATCCAAGGCCACATCCACAGCGCGTGGTGGGTGCTGCGCACGCAGCTCAAAGAATCGCTCGCGGCCGCTCACAAAGGCTACCGCTATGTGCTGACCTGCCAAAACGGCAGCGTGTCACGCTTTGCCGTGGCCGATGTCCAAGCGCTGGCCAAAGCAGGCGTGGACGTGGTGTGGCTGGAAGGCGGCAACGCCGCTTGGGTGGCCGCCGGTGGCAAGCTGCAAACAGGCGACCACCAAATCGCCGTTGAGCGCGTGGACCGCTACCGCCGCCCCTACGAGGGCACCAACAACCCCGTGGAAGCCATGCAGGGCTACCTCGACTGGGAGTTTGGTTTGGTTGAGCAGCTCGCCCGCGATGGCACACACCATTTCAGGGTGATTTAAATATTGCTACAGTCTTGCCTGAAGTTTTTAACCCTGATCACAGAAAAGCACATCACATGTCACGCACCGTTCAATGCATCAAACTCGGCACCGAAGCAGAGGGCCTCGACTTGCCACCGTACCCAGGCGAGCTGGGCAAGCGCATTTGGGAAAGCGTCAGCAAGCAAGCTTGGGCCGATTGGATCAAGCAACAAACCATGTTGGTGAACGAAAACCGTTTGAACTTGGCCGACCTGCGCGCCCGTGAATACCTGAAGCGTCAAATGGAAAAACATTTCTTTGGCGACGGCGCTGACGCCGTGCAAGGCTACGTGCCGCCGAGCGCATAAAACTGCGTGACGCGTCGCAACGCATGGCACGGCTGTAACAGCTGGTGCCACACCCAAGCCAGCTTTGACGAGCTGGCTTTTCTACGTCTGTGGCACGACTGGACCGCAGATGCTGCACGCCCCACGCACTTGCATGTGGTGGCACACACCGCACAGCCTTTGCAGGCAGATGCGTTGCTAACAACTGCCGCTGCACACACAGAGCTTCTTTCATTCGCACAACAACTGGCCGAACAATGCTGGGGCTTGCTGCCTGGCATACATCGCTTGCGGTTTGCGCTGAATGGCGATGCACGCCGCCACACGACTGAGACATCACAGAATTCGCACAGCCATGCCCGCCTTTCGCTCACGCTGTGCGTGGGTCAACACAAAGACTGGCCCGAGTTTGCCGACGTGCTACGCGCACACCCCATGGGCCTGTGCACCCCACCTGTCGATGCCCCCGCTTTGAACGAGCGCACCGTCACCATCATTGGTGCAGGCATTGCAGGCGCAGGCACAGCACGCGCACTGGCCGAACGCGGCTGGCAAGTGACGGTGCTGGATGCAGGGGATGCGCCTGCTGCGGGTGCATCGGGCTTGCCCGTGGGCGTGGTCGCGCCACACACCTCGCACGACGACAGTGGTGTGTCACGTCTCTCGCGTGCAGGCTTGCGACTCATGGAACAAACCATGCGCTTGTTGCTGACCGAAGGTGTGGATTGGGGTTGCACCGGCGTGCGTGAACGCCGCCTGCCCGGCAAAACCCGACGCGGCGGTGTGCCACTGAGCTGGCTCCACGAACACGCACATACCGCGAACGACTGGACACACAAAGCACCACCGCCCGCCCCCGATGACGCGTATTGGCACCCACACGGCGCGTGGCTCAGGCCTGCGCAATTGGTGCGTGCGTTGTTAGCTCATCCCAACATTCGTTGGCAAGGCCACGCGAAAGTGGATGCACTCAAGTGCATCACGCACGAGAAGCACGAGGCTTCCAACGCACCAACACCGCAGACCACAAATCCCGCTCACCTTGCAAACACAAGCGCATCAAAGTGGCAAGTTCTGCAAGGTAACAAAGTCTTAGTCGAGTCATCGCGCGTGGTGTTAGCAGCAGGCCCTGGCTCTGCGGCTCTCATTGCCACCGCCACTGAGGACGGCAGCGCACCGCGCATCAACCCGCTACGCGGACAGGTGTCTTGGGGCTTGATGGCCGATGTACCTGCGGGTACGTACATGCCTGCCACACCTGTGAACGGCAATGGCAGCTTTGTGCACAACATCACCTCGCCCGACGGACCCGCTTGGTACACCGGCGCCACCTACGACCGCATCAACGGCGATGCGCGCTTGCTGGACGCCGACCATGCCGAGAACTTAGAACGCTTGCAGGCTTTAGAGCCAGACACCGCTGCCGCACTCGCCCCCTTGTTTGCCACCGTGGGCACAGACGCCCCACGCGTACACGGTTGGGCCGGTGTGCGCTGCGGCGTGCACGACCGCTTGCCCATGACAGGACGCGTGCCCAACACACCCGAGGGCTTGTACATGAATGCGGCCATGGGCTCGCGCGGTTTGACACTGGGTTTGCTGTGCAGTGAACTGCTGGCTACACAATGGCATGGCGAGCCTTTGCCCATCGAAGCACGATTGGCCAAGTTTTTAGATGCCACGCGGTTCAATAAATGACTCACACCTCACACGATCACACAGCCCCTGCCCCTGTCAGCCTGGCCAGCGCCTTTTGGTTTTGGCTCAAGCTAGGCTTCATCAGCTTTGGTGGACCTGCGGGGCAAATTGCCATCCTGCATCAAGAGCTGGTGGAACGCCGCCGTTGGTTGTCTGAGCGACGCTTCTTGCACGCACTCAACTACTGCATGGTGTTGCCTGGGCCTGAAGCACAACAGTTGGTCACGTACATCGGCTGGCTCATGCACAAGCGTTGGGGCGGCGTGGTGGCGGGAGCGTTGTTTGTGTTGCCGTCGTTGGGCATCCTCATTGCGCTGTCGTGGGTGTACATCGCGTTTGGCGATGTGCCTTGGGTGGCCGGTTTGTTCTTTGGCATCAAGCCTGCGATCACGGCCATCGTGGTGCAAGCGGCCCATCGCATTGGTTCGCGTGCGCTGAAGAACAACGTGTTGTGGGCCATCGCTGCGGCATCATTTGTGGCCATCTTTGCACTCGATGTGCCCTTTCCGTTCATCGTGGGTGTGGCGGCTGCCGTGGGCTATGTGGGTGGCCGCGTGTCGCCTCACACCTTTCAAACCGGCGGTGGGCATGGTGCCTCCAACGCTTCGTATGGCCCTGCCTTGATTGACGACCACACGCCCACACCGGCACATGCGCATTTCAGCTACGCAGGTTTGGTCCAAGTATTGTTGGCCGGTGCCGTGTTGTGGGCCGTGCCCATGGGCGTGCTGTGTGCGGTGTTTGGTTGGGACCACAGCTTCACGCAAATGGGTTGGTTCTTCACCAAAGCGGCCTTGCTCACTTTTGGTGGCGCGTATGCCGTACTGCCCTATGTGTACCAAGGTGCGGTCGGTCAGTTTGGCTGGGTCACACCCACACAAATGATGGACGGCTTGGCCTTGGGCGAAACCACACCCGGTCCGCTCATCATGGTGGTGGCGTTTGTGGCGTTCATCGGTGGTTATGTCAAAGCGCTGCTGGGGCCTGAGAGTTTGTTCGCTGCAGGTGCCTTGGCCGCTTGCCTCGTGACGTGGTTCACGTTCTTGCCCTCGTTCATTTTCATCTTGGCGGGCGGCCCCTTGGTCGAGAGCACGCACCGTAACCTCAAATTCACCGCCCCCCTCACCGCCATCACTGCGGCGGTGGTCGGCGTTGTGCTCAACCTCGCTTTGTTCTTTGGCTACCACCTGTTGTGGCCCGAAGGTTTTGCAGGTGCGTTTGATGTGCGCTCGGCACTCATTGCCATCGCGGCAGCAGTGGCCTTGTTCAAATACAAACGCGGCGTGATGGAAGTCATCACCCTGTGTGCCTTGGTGGGTTTGGCCATCAAGCTCATTCCGCTTTAACTCCTTGCGCTGAAGCATGCACACCCTTGAACAACTGCGTCGTGGCGAACTGGCTGGCATCGAACGCTTGCAACTGCGCTGCGGCTTGACCGAGTTTCCACGCGAAATTTTTGAATTGGCTGATTCGCTGGAAATCTTAGATTTATCGGGCAACCAACTGAGCGCCCTGCCCGATGACCTGCCACGCTTGCACAAGCTACGCGTGATTTTTTGCTCGGACAACCCGTTCACCGAATTGCCCGAAGTGCTGGGCCAATGTCAGCAGCTCAGCATGGTGGGCTTCAAAGCCAACCGCATCGCGCATGTCTCGCCCAAGGCTTTGCCTCCGATGTTGCGCTGGCTCATTCTCACGGACAACGCACTCACTGAATTTCCCGCTGAAATTGGGCAATGCACGAAGATGCAAAAGCTCGCACTGGCTGGCAATCATCTACGTCGCCTGCCACCAGAGCTGGCGAAGTGCAGCCGCTTAGAACTCCTTCGCATATCAGCCAATGCGTTGACTGAATTTCCCAGCTGGCTGCTCAACATGCCACGCTTGACTTGGCTGGCCTACGCAAGCAACCCATTCTGCGAACATTTGGAATCTGCGGCGATAGCCAATGCGCCCATGCAGCACATCGCGTGGTCTCAGCTACAACTGCAACACCAACTGGGTGAAGGCGCGTCTGGTGTGATTCACCAAGCCACTCTGCGGACTCGCGAAGGTGAACAAGCCGTAGCGGTGAAGCTATTCAAAGGTGCCGTCACCAGCGATGGCTTGCCTGACTGCGAAATGGCGGCCTGCATGCACGCAGGCGCGCATCCGCATTTGGTGTCGGCCATGGCGCGCGTGGTCGAACATCCAGACGACAAACAAGCCTTGGTCATGCCGCTGATCCCGCCCGAATTTGGCAACTTGGCAGACCCTCCCAGCTTAGAGAGTTGCACGCGTGATGTGTACCCCACCCACCCACGTTTTGGCTGGCCCGCCACACTGCGCATGGCCATTGGCATGGCATCCGTCACGCAGCACTTGCACGCACGCGGCATCTTGCATGGCGACTTGTACGCGCACAACATCTTGCACACGTCTGAAGGCAATGCCCTTTTGAGCGACTTTGGCGCTGCGGCATTTTTTGATGCGGACGATGCTGCACTTGCGCAGGGTTTGGAAAAACTCGAAGTACGTGCTCTGGGTTGTTTGCTGGAAGAACTGACGATGCAGTGTGACGCCGCGTCCGCTCATTCACAGACCCGCCAACTTCAAGCCTTGGCCCAACTCGCGCAACGGTGCTTGCATGACACACCATCCCAGCGCCCTAGCTTGGCGCAGGTGTGCGCCGAGCTAGCGGCCTTGAGCCACTGAAACGCTTAAATCTTTAAGCGCCCACCACGCCACCATCGCGGCGTGAGATGGCGATGATGGATGAACGCGGCACGGCATCGCCCCCTTGTGGAAAGTGCGAAGCTGCCAACTTTTCACCTGGGTGTTGAATACCCACAAACATCGTCTTATGGTCAGGCGTGAACGCCATGCCAGTGATTTCACATGCGACTGGCCCGACCAAGAAACGTTTGATGTCGCCTGTCACAGGGTTGGCACACAACATTTGGTTGTTCCCCATGCCTGCGAAATCTTTGGCGTTGCTGTAGTCGCCATCGGTTTGAATCCACAAGCGGCCATCGCGGTCAAAGGCCAAACCGTCAGGGCTGTTGAACATGTTGTCGGGCGTGATGTTGGCCGAGCCTGCATAGGCGTCTTTGTGCAGTGTGGGGTTGCCTGCCAACGCAAAGATGTCCCATGTGAATTGGTTGGCCGTGTGGTCATTGCCTTTAGGTGTCCAACGCACGATTTGGCCGTACACGTTTTTGGCGCGTGGGTTGGGACCGTTCACCGCTTGGTTTGGCTTGGTGCCGCGGTCGCTGTTGTTGGTGAGGGTCACATACACCTGCGCTTGTGTGGGGTGCGCCGCAATCCACTCGGGGCGGTCCATGGTGGTGGCGCCCACCACCGTGGCAGCCAAACGTGTGTGTACCAGCACTTCAGCTTGGTCTTTGAAACCCGCCTCTGCGGTCAAGCCATTTTTGCCATGGGTCAGTTCCAGCCATTCACCATCGCCTTGGGCTTTGCCGTCCACCGTGGTGAAGCGCGCCACATACAAGGTGCCCTCGTCCAGCAAATCGCGATTGGCTTTTGGATTCTTGGCATCGAACTTTTTAGCAGACACAAATTTGTAAATGTGCTCGCCCTTTTCGTCGTCGCCCATGTAGACCACCACATGGCCGTCGGCGTTCACCACCACCTCAGCGTTCTCGTGTTTGATACGGCCCAAGGCCGTGCGCTTGATGGGCGTGCTGGTGGGGTCCATCGGGTCAATCTCGACCACCCAGCCAAAACGGTTGGGTTCGTTGGGATTCTTGGCTAAATCGAATCGACCATCGAAGGGGTGCCAGTTCAGGCCCGCACCTTTGGCACTGATGCCGTAGCGTTTGAAAGCGGCGTTCTCAGCCACATTCTGGGGCAGGCTCTCGGCGGTGCCAAAGTAGCCGTTGAAGTTTTCTTCGCAAGTCAAGTACGTGCCCCATGGCGTGCGGCCATTGGCGCAGTTGTTGAACGTGCCCAAGGCCACGGTGCCTGTGGGGTCGGCTTGGGTTTTCAACAAAGCGCTGCCTGCGGCGGGGCCGCTCAAACGCATGTCGGTGTTAGTCGTGATACGACGGTTCAAGCGGGCCTGGGGTTGCAGCTTCCACACGCCCCCCATGCGACGCACTTCAAACACGCTCACGCCATGGGCAGCTTGTGCTTTGCGGGTGTCTTCGATGCTGTTGCAACGGCCGTTGACAAACAGGTATTCGTAATTGGCGTATTCGTTGTTGACGGCAATCACACCGTGGTCAGCGCCCAAGCTGAAAAAGCTCATGCCATCGTTGTTGTCGCCGATGGACAAACCTTGGCTGATGGCTGTGCCGCGCGTGGCGGGGTCAAACGCAGTGCCACCAGGCAGGATGGCATCGCCCCACGAAGCCAACACGCGCCACTGGTAGCCTGCAGGCACGGTGATGGTGTCCAAAGAATTGGCGGCAATGGGTGTGAAGCCAATGCGTAGGCCAGCGTTCGCGCTTGCGGGGGCCGCGTGCGCCAAACCTTGACCGCCCAAGAACAAACCCACTCCCGCCCCTGCTGCGCCCAGCAATTGGCGACGGCTCAACAGGGTGTTCACCATGTGGCTGAAATCAGTGTCCTCCGGACGTGGATGGTTGCGTTGGTCGTTTTCGTCAAAGGTATTCATAGCAGCCTCAATGAAATAAGTGACGCAAACTTTAAGCGCAATTCATGACAAAGCAATGACATAAGATTGTCATGAATAAACGGTAATATTGTTTTCATGAAACACGGCACACTCCTCGCAGCGATTGATTTAGGCTCCAACAGCTTCCGTCTCGAAATTGGTCGCTATGACCACGGTCAAATTCAGCGTGTGGCCTACCTCAAAGAAACGGTGCGTCAAGGCAATGGCTTAGACGACGACCGTAACCTCACCGAAGAAGCCATGCAGCGCGGTTGGGACTGTTTGGCACGATTCGCAGAGCGGTTGGCTGGGTTCAAAAAATCACAGGTCCGCGCTGTGGCGACACAGACGTTGCGCGAAGCCAAAAACCGTGAAGCGTTTTTGATGAAGGGCTGTGAAATTTTGGGCTTCCCCATCGAAGTCATCGCAGGTCCCGAAGAAGCACGCCTGATTTACCAAGGCGTCGCCCACATGCTGCCAAGCGACAACGAACGTCGATTGGTGATTGACATTGGCGGACGCTCCACCGAGCTGGTGCTAGGCCAAGGCTTAGACGCTAGAGAAACTGCCTCGTTCCGAGTGGGCAGCGTGGCATGGTCGATGACGTATTTCCCTACGGGCGAGTTCACAGAACAAGCGTTTTACCGCGCTGAAATTGCCGCACAAGCTGTGCTTGAAGAAGCCATCTCCGCGTACCCACGTGACCAATGGCAAAAAGCCTACGGTGCATCAGGCACGGTAGGTGCGGTGGCCGACATCTTGGCTTTGTCTGGTTTCCCTGAAGGCGAAATCAGCTTAGAAGGTTTGGATTGGTTGGTGAAGTGCTTGGTTCGCGCAGGCCAAGCCAGCAAAGTTCAACTCGAAGGTCTGAAAGACGACCGCCGCGCCGTGATTGGTGGTGGCGTGAGTGTCTTGCGCGCTTTGATGACGCTGCTGCAAATCACAAAGCTGCATGTGGCACAAGGTGCCTTGCGCCATGGCGTGTTGTTTGAAATGGTGGAACGCGAAGATCACAACACAGACACGCGCGATTTGTCGATTCAACGGTTGGCTGTGAAATTCTCAGTCGATACCACCCAAGGCCAGCGCGTGGGTCGTGTGGCCGTGCACCTGTTGCAGTTCATGTACCCCAAGCTGAGCAGCGATGAAGCCACGCACATGGAACGACGGTGCCGCAAACTGAGCTGGGCTGCTCAGCTGCACGAGGTAGGTGTTGCGATTTCTCATAGCGACTACCACAAGCATGGCGCTTACATCCTAGACAACGCTGACCTTTTGGGCTTTAGCATGCCCGAGCTTCACCGATTGGGCTTGTTGGTTTTGGGCCAACGCGGCAAGCTCAAAAAATTAGAAGCCGAACTGGAAGAAACCGAATTTGCCAAACTGCTGATGGCCTTGCGCCTAAGCCTGATTCTTTGCCACGCGCGCAAAGACCCCGAACACCAAATATTGAAGCTGCACTGCGATGATCACAAGCAACGCATCACCCTGACCGCTTCTGATGCATGGGTCAATGACTATCCGCAATCGACGCACTTACTGAAACAAGAAAGCGCCTCATGGCAAAAAACACCTTGGGCATTTGAGTTTGTGACAAACAAGTGACATATGTGACACTTGGTGCATTTAATTAAACCGTATAAACTGTTTACTTCATTAATTTTGAAGGAATCTACAAGTGAACACCACTGCTCAAAAAGCCCTCGTTCAAGCTGCCGTTAAAGCACCAACAGTCAAAACTCCAGCAGCCAAAAAACCTGTTGTGAAAAAAACCGCCACGAAAAAAGCTGCCGTTAAAAAACCAGTTGTGAAAAAAGCAACGACAAAAACTGCAGTTAAAAAAGCCCCCATCAAGACAGCCGCACCAAAGCCCGTGAAAGCCGTCAAAGTGGTGAAACCAGCCAAAGTCAAAAAACCAAAATTGGTACGCGACAGCTTCACCATTCCTAAAGACGAATACGTGGTCATCGACAGCCTGAAAGTTCGCGCAGGCAAACTCGGTCAAGCTGTGAAGAAAAGCGAATTGCTGCGCGCTGGCGTCAAAGCCCTCGCCGCCATGAGCGACATTCAGTTCAAAGCAGCATTGAGCAATGTACCGACCATCAAGACCGGTCGTCCCAAGAACTCGAAGTAAGTTCAGGACATGCGACGGTCAGCAACACCGTTTGGGGTTGACCGTCGCGTAGGCGGGTGCGCAACCACCACACGCCGCCCTTGCGCACAGGGCATGTGTGCTCTTGCATGCCCAGCAGCTTGGCCACCAGCTCGCCCAAATAAGGTTGATGCCCCACCAACAAGACAGGCCCCTTGAGTTGCGGCCCAGTTTCGGGGTGCCACTTCAAAAGGTGCAGCACATCCTCCACGGATGTTTCAGGCACCAATTCATCGCGCAATTTAAATTTACGACCCAAGGGTGCAACAGTTTGTTGCGTGCGCCGTGAGGGACTGACCAACACCCGCGTGCCTTCAGGCAAATGACGGTCTAGCCAAGCTGCCATACGCATGGCTTGACGCTCGCCTTTCTTGGTGAGTGAGCGCGACAAGTCGTCACCGCCCTCAGGGGCAACTTCTGCTTCTGCATGACGCCACAAAATCAAATCCATGGTTTGCCCTTCGTTGACGGTCTCACGATTTGGCGGCATACAGCGCCATCAGCGCGGCTTGCGCGCCATGCAATGGCACAGGTGTTATCGGTTGCGCCGCCTTGATGGATGTACGTTTGGGCTTGATGGGTTGCACACGCGTGTACTGCCCGTCGGCATTCAAGCTCCATGCGTCCACGTTGTCGTGCAGGTAAGCCACCAAGCACTCATCAATCACACGTTGGCGCAAGGCAGCATCTTCCACAGGCCATGCCAATTCGACACGGCGAAGCATGTTGCGGTTCATCCAATCGGCGCTCGACAAATACAAAGACTCATCATGACCTGTGCGGAAATAAAACACACGTGAATGCTCTAAAAAGCGACCAATGATGGAGCGCACACGGATGTTGTCGGTCACACCCGGACGCTGCGCGGGCAACATGCACGCACCGCGAATGATCAAATCAATCTGCACGCCGGCCTGCCCAGCATGCACCAGCGCCTCCATCAGCTTTTCATCAGTGAGCGTGTTCATCTTCAAGATGATGCGGCTGGCCACACCTTGTGCAGCGGCTTGTGCTGTTTTCTCTACCTTGTCGATCAAGCTGCGTTGTAGCTGGAACGGTGCAATCATCAGCTTGTTCAAGCGTGGAATCTTGCTTTGGTTCGCCAGCAGGTTAAACACGCTCTCCACATCTTGTGTGAGCTTGGGGTCACAGGTGATGTGGCTCAAGTCGGTGTAGAGCTTGGCTGTGCGTGGGTTGTAGTTGCCCGTGGACAAATGCGCATAGCGACGAATGCTGCGGCCTTCGCGACGCGTGACCAGCAGCATCTTGGCGTGAGTCTTCAAACCCACCACCCCGTACACCACTTGTGCACCGATGTATTCCAGCTTCTCGGCCCAGTTGATGTTGGCCTCTTCGTCAAAGCGTGCTTTGAGTTCCACCACCACTGTCACTTCTTTGCCGCGTTGCACCGCCTCTCGCAGCAACTCCATCAGCACCGAATCAGCGCCCGTGCGGTAAATGGTTTGCTTGATGGCTAACACATTGGGGTCGCGCACGGCTTCGCGTAAGAACGCCAACACGCCATCAAAGCTTTCGTAAGGCTGGTGAATCATCACATCACCACTTTGCAAGCGCTCAAAGAGAGACCCATTGGTCACCATCTGTTGCGGATAGCTGGCGGTGTAACGCGGAAACAACCATTTGGGGTTGTCCACCAAATCAATCAGCTGATTCAAACGCACCAAGTTCACAGGGCCATGCACGCGGTACAGCGCCGAGTGCGGCAACTCAAACTGATGCAACAAGAATTCAGACAAATACTCTGAGCAACCCGACGACACCTCCAAGCGCACAGCCTGCCCGTAATTGCGATGCACCAGGCCTTTGCGCAGCGCGGTGCGCAGGTTTTTCACATCTTCTTCGTCCACGGACAAATCCGAATGGCGCGTGACACGGAACTGTGAAAACTGCCCCACATCGCGGCCCGGAAACAGGTCTTTCAAATGCGCACGAATCACACTGGAAATGGACACAAACA from Limnohabitans curvus carries:
- a CDS encoding oxidative damage protection protein — translated: MSRTVQCIKLGTEAEGLDLPPYPGELGKRIWESVSKQAWADWIKQQTMLVNENRLNLADLRAREYLKRQMEKHFFGDGADAVQGYVPPSA
- the ppx gene encoding exopolyphosphatase yields the protein MKHGTLLAAIDLGSNSFRLEIGRYDHGQIQRVAYLKETVRQGNGLDDDRNLTEEAMQRGWDCLARFAERLAGFKKSQVRAVATQTLREAKNREAFLMKGCEILGFPIEVIAGPEEARLIYQGVAHMLPSDNERRLVIDIGGRSTELVLGQGLDARETASFRVGSVAWSMTYFPTGEFTEQAFYRAEIAAQAVLEEAISAYPRDQWQKAYGASGTVGAVADILALSGFPEGEISLEGLDWLVKCLVRAGQASKVQLEGLKDDRRAVIGGGVSVLRALMTLLQITKLHVAQGALRHGVLFEMVEREDHNTDTRDLSIQRLAVKFSVDTTQGQRVGRVAVHLLQFMYPKLSSDEATHMERRCRKLSWAAQLHEVGVAISHSDYHKHGAYILDNADLLGFSMPELHRLGLLVLGQRGKLKKLEAELEETEFAKLLMALRLSLILCHARKDPEHQILKLHCDDHKQRITLTASDAWVNDYPQSTHLLKQESASWQKTPWAFEFVTNK
- a CDS encoding PhoX family protein; its protein translation is MNTFDENDQRNHPRPEDTDFSHMVNTLLSRRQLLGAAGAGVGLFLGGQGLAHAAPASANAGLRIGFTPIAANSLDTITVPAGYQWRVLASWGDAILPGGTAFDPATRGTAISQGLSIGDNNDGMSFFSLGADHGVIAVNNEYANYEYLFVNGRCNSIEDTRKAQAAHGVSVFEVRRMGGVWKLQPQARLNRRITTNTDMRLSGPAAGSALLKTQADPTGTVALGTFNNCANGRTPWGTYLTCEENFNGYFGTAESLPQNVAENAAFKRYGISAKGAGLNWHPFDGRFDLAKNPNEPNRFGWVVEIDPMDPTSTPIKRTALGRIKHENAEVVVNADGHVVVYMGDDEKGEHIYKFVSAKKFDAKNPKANRDLLDEGTLYVARFTTVDGKAQGDGEWLELTHGKNGLTAEAGFKDQAEVLVHTRLAATVVGATTMDRPEWIAAHPTQAQVYVTLTNNSDRGTKPNQAVNGPNPRAKNVYGQIVRWTPKGNDHTANQFTWDIFALAGNPTLHKDAYAGSANITPDNMFNSPDGLAFDRDGRLWIQTDGDYSNAKDFAGMGNNQMLCANPVTGDIKRFLVGPVACEITGMAFTPDHKTMFVGIQHPGEKLAASHFPQGGDAVPRSSIIAISRRDGGVVGA
- a CDS encoding rhodanese homology domain-containing protein, coding for MSGYSNAKTDEPKEFPLTAGEFPSAAFAQIRETLLQRQEIAILDVREEDPFAQCHPLFAANLPLGRIEADAWTRIPRLDTFIVVYGTAFNGDDLALPAARTLKRMGYTNVHLLAGGLQGWQDAGGEVFRDVNVPSKSFGELVESKRHTPSLSAQEVKALIDAKANVVVMDARRFDEYQTMSIPSGISVPGAELVLRARALAPNATTRIIVNCAGRTRSIIGTQSLINSGIPNPVSALRNGTIGWTLAGQELVKGASDHFPEVDDATRAKAAASAFAVAMRAGVKRVRLDELNTWLADPTRTTYFFDVRTPEEYAAGHVAGARSAPGGQLVQETDHQAAVRGARIVLCDTDGTRAHMSASWLAQMGWEVYVVSGLTAEDFTHTDTPPLPLPDTQGQVTSVNVEQVKAWLADRNSHTVVLDFSTSAQYIQGHIHSAWWVLRTQLKESLAAAHKGYRYVLTCQNGSVSRFAVADVQALAKAGVDVVWLEGGNAAWVAAGGKLQTGDHQIAVERVDRYRRPYEGTNNPVEAMQGYLDWEFGLVEQLARDGTHHFRVI
- a CDS encoding FAD-dependent oxidoreductase — protein: MTRRNAWHGCNSWCHTQASFDELAFLRLWHDWTADAARPTHLHVVAHTAQPLQADALLTTAAAHTELLSFAQQLAEQCWGLLPGIHRLRFALNGDARRHTTETSQNSHSHARLSLTLCVGQHKDWPEFADVLRAHPMGLCTPPVDAPALNERTVTIIGAGIAGAGTARALAERGWQVTVLDAGDAPAAGASGLPVGVVAPHTSHDDSGVSRLSRAGLRLMEQTMRLLLTEGVDWGCTGVRERRLPGKTRRGGVPLSWLHEHAHTANDWTHKAPPPAPDDAYWHPHGAWLRPAQLVRALLAHPNIRWQGHAKVDALKCITHEKHEASNAPTPQTTNPAHLANTSASKWQVLQGNKVLVESSRVVLAAGPGSAALIATATEDGSAPRINPLRGQVSWGLMADVPAGTYMPATPVNGNGSFVHNITSPDGPAWYTGATYDRINGDARLLDADHAENLERLQALEPDTAAALAPLFATVGTDAPRVHGWAGVRCGVHDRLPMTGRVPNTPEGLYMNAAMGSRGLTLGLLCSELLATQWHGEPLPIEARLAKFLDATRFNK
- a CDS encoding leucine-rich repeat-containing protein kinase family protein; translation: MHTLEQLRRGELAGIERLQLRCGLTEFPREIFELADSLEILDLSGNQLSALPDDLPRLHKLRVIFCSDNPFTELPEVLGQCQQLSMVGFKANRIAHVSPKALPPMLRWLILTDNALTEFPAEIGQCTKMQKLALAGNHLRRLPPELAKCSRLELLRISANALTEFPSWLLNMPRLTWLAYASNPFCEHLESAAIANAPMQHIAWSQLQLQHQLGEGASGVIHQATLRTREGEQAVAVKLFKGAVTSDGLPDCEMAACMHAGAHPHLVSAMARVVEHPDDKQALVMPLIPPEFGNLADPPSLESCTRDVYPTHPRFGWPATLRMAIGMASVTQHLHARGILHGDLYAHNILHTSEGNALLSDFGAAAFFDADDAALAQGLEKLEVRALGCLLEELTMQCDAASAHSQTRQLQALAQLAQRCLHDTPSQRPSLAQVCAELAALSH
- the chrA gene encoding chromate efflux transporter; its protein translation is MTHTSHDHTAPAPVSLASAFWFWLKLGFISFGGPAGQIAILHQELVERRRWLSERRFLHALNYCMVLPGPEAQQLVTYIGWLMHKRWGGVVAGALFVLPSLGILIALSWVYIAFGDVPWVAGLFFGIKPAITAIVVQAAHRIGSRALKNNVLWAIAAASFVAIFALDVPFPFIVGVAAAVGYVGGRVSPHTFQTGGGHGASNASYGPALIDDHTPTPAHAHFSYAGLVQVLLAGAVLWAVPMGVLCAVFGWDHSFTQMGWFFTKAALLTFGGAYAVLPYVYQGAVGQFGWVTPTQMMDGLALGETTPGPLIMVVAFVAFIGGYVKALLGPESLFAAGALAACLVTWFTFLPSFIFILAGGPLVESTHRNLKFTAPLTAITAAVVGVVLNLALFFGYHLLWPEGFAGAFDVRSALIAIAAAVALFKYKRGVMEVITLCALVGLAIKLIPL